Proteins from a genomic interval of Flammeovirgaceae bacterium SG7u.111:
- a CDS encoding RagB/SusD family nutrient uptake outer membrane protein → MRNIKIYFLAIIGLIATACENELELAPPQDIDNAVALSSDANVKTVLIGAYDALGNSDLFGGNTLRNAELLAADGEIAFSGTFGDPAEIWRKEMTVINGDAGELWLEAYEAINITNNVLSALDVVNEEDKTRVEAEAKFIRGLVYFDLVLNFSQPYSAGNTATNLGVPIVTEPNSVEKVSRNTVDEVYAQVISDLSFALENLPADNGVYANSVAAAAVLSRVYLQQANYADARDAANRALTDADGIYFLNSAVEDAFNSSTNTPEDVFAIQVTTQDGANNMQLFFASTTNGGRGDIEVQQTLIDRFETGDDRLNLFYFDEATGDIRSGKWVNQFGNVGVIRLAELYLTRAEANFREGTTIGDSPANDLNLIRGRAGLTNIDNPTLDDILKERSIELALEGQKIHDAKRLKLTVDGFAYNANELVFPIPDRERNVNGNLEQNSGYGN, encoded by the coding sequence ATGAGAAACATAAAAATATATTTTCTTGCAATAATAGGTCTTATTGCAACCGCATGTGAAAACGAGCTGGAGCTAGCCCCACCTCAAGACATAGACAATGCAGTAGCATTAAGCTCAGATGCAAACGTCAAAACCGTACTTATTGGAGCATATGATGCACTAGGCAATAGTGATTTATTTGGTGGAAACACCTTAAGAAATGCCGAATTGCTTGCAGCAGATGGCGAAATAGCCTTTTCAGGAACTTTTGGCGACCCTGCTGAAATCTGGAGAAAAGAAATGACCGTTATCAACGGTGATGCCGGAGAGCTTTGGTTAGAAGCTTACGAAGCAATCAATATCACAAACAATGTTCTTTCTGCATTGGATGTTGTAAATGAAGAAGACAAAACTCGAGTAGAGGCTGAAGCAAAGTTTATCAGAGGCCTTGTGTATTTTGATCTGGTTCTTAACTTTAGCCAACCTTATTCTGCAGGAAACACTGCCACTAATTTGGGAGTGCCAATTGTTACCGAGCCAAACTCGGTTGAAAAGGTAAGCCGAAATACGGTAGATGAGGTATATGCCCAAGTCATTTCAGACCTTTCTTTCGCCCTCGAAAACCTTCCTGCTGACAACGGCGTGTATGCAAACAGCGTGGCTGCTGCCGCCGTTTTATCAAGGGTTTATTTGCAACAAGCAAATTATGCGGATGCAAGGGATGCTGCCAACAGGGCTTTAACTGACGCAGATGGGATTTACTTCCTAAATAGCGCCGTAGAAGATGCTTTCAATAGTAGTACCAACACTCCTGAAGATGTTTTCGCTATTCAAGTAACTACCCAAGACGGTGCAAACAATATGCAGTTATTTTTCGCCTCAACTACTAACGGTGGCCGTGGCGATATCGAAGTTCAGCAAACGCTTATTGACCGCTTTGAAACTGGCGATGACCGATTGAACCTGTTTTATTTTGATGAAGCAACTGGTGATATCCGTAGTGGAAAATGGGTAAATCAGTTTGGTAATGTTGGGGTAATTAGGCTAGCCGAGCTCTACCTTACACGTGCCGAAGCAAACTTCAGAGAGGGTACTACTATAGGTGACTCTCCGGCAAATGACCTTAACCTAATTCGTGGCAGAGCAGGTTTAACAAATATAGACAATCCCACTCTCGACGATATCCTTAAAGAGAGAAGCATAGAATTGGCGTTGGAAGGGCAAAAAATCCATGATGCAAAGCGACTTAAGCTAACTGTAGACGGCTTTGCCTACAATGCAAACGAGTTGGTATTCCCAATTCCTGACAGGGAGCGTAACGTAAATGGTAACCTAGAGCAAAATAGTGGTTACGGAAACTAA